From Bacillus basilensis, a single genomic window includes:
- a CDS encoding sigma-54-dependent Fis family transcriptional regulator translates to MAFSFPTIKEFLKTLSIDRTYSMHPIEQVDEKFYYRPSTTEIYNCAVIYEDDSFTTLINAFSNELVVIIMNGNKDPLCCITVQQIIPFLVKSYYELQSFYNTVIQTTDSSVTVIDDKERVRTWTDGAEKIFSVKHTEIIGQPITRFFDYKDLEILQSLHDGKSIIAQFHQPRPDLFVLINSNPVYCNDEIIGAVVSETDVTNQVALNEKLFNMSHEMHRLEQEVAKYKDESDPFLAMNGKSPVIQRTIQLARKVCSVKSTVLILGESGVGKEVFAKAIHEASEAAKAPFISINCGAIPEALFESELFGYERGAFSGANSKGKKGKIELAQGGTLFLDEIGEMPLDMQVKLLRVLQERKYYRVGGEKEINIDFRIIAATNRDLQEEMRKGTFREDLYYRLNVVSLHIPPLRERREDIIELTYSFLNDFSINYNRPIRDLPSSIMHELLHYNWPGNIRELRNVVERLVVFATDGIIKQEYLPFHTTETLDDHAAHSLLLSNNNTILSLQEEMDEHEKKVIERALRILNGNKLECAKQLGVTRATLYNRLKKLGLQ, encoded by the coding sequence ATGGCATTCTCATTTCCCACAATAAAAGAATTTCTAAAAACTTTATCCATTGATCGTACATACAGCATGCACCCCATTGAACAAGTTGACGAAAAATTTTATTACCGACCTTCTACTACAGAAATATATAACTGCGCAGTTATATATGAAGATGACTCATTCACCACTTTAATTAACGCGTTTTCCAATGAACTAGTCGTTATCATAATGAATGGAAATAAAGATCCTTTATGTTGTATAACGGTTCAGCAAATCATTCCGTTTCTTGTTAAGTCTTACTATGAACTACAATCTTTTTATAACACCGTAATACAAACTACTGATTCTTCTGTTACAGTCATCGATGATAAAGAACGTGTTCGTACTTGGACAGATGGCGCCGAAAAGATTTTTTCAGTCAAGCATACTGAAATTATTGGACAACCTATCACTCGTTTTTTTGACTATAAAGATTTGGAAATTTTGCAATCATTACATGACGGAAAAAGTATAATCGCTCAGTTCCATCAGCCTCGGCCAGATTTGTTCGTATTAATCAATTCAAACCCAGTCTACTGTAACGATGAAATTATCGGAGCGGTCGTCTCAGAAACTGATGTGACAAACCAAGTTGCTTTAAATGAAAAACTATTTAATATGTCACATGAAATGCACCGTTTAGAACAAGAAGTAGCAAAGTATAAAGATGAATCCGATCCTTTTCTTGCAATGAATGGAAAAAGCCCCGTTATACAAAGAACAATACAATTAGCTAGAAAGGTTTGTTCGGTGAAATCAACTGTTTTAATACTCGGCGAAAGTGGTGTTGGAAAAGAAGTATTTGCGAAAGCAATTCATGAAGCAAGTGAGGCAGCGAAGGCACCTTTTATTTCGATTAACTGCGGTGCCATTCCAGAGGCGTTATTTGAAAGCGAATTATTCGGGTATGAGCGCGGGGCTTTTTCTGGTGCAAATAGTAAAGGAAAAAAGGGTAAAATAGAGCTCGCGCAAGGCGGTACATTATTCCTTGATGAAATTGGAGAAATGCCGCTCGATATGCAAGTAAAACTTTTGCGCGTACTACAAGAACGAAAATATTACCGAGTTGGTGGAGAAAAGGAGATTAATATTGATTTCCGTATTATCGCTGCAACAAATCGTGATTTACAAGAAGAAATGAGAAAAGGTACGTTTCGAGAAGATTTATACTATCGCCTCAATGTAGTTAGCTTGCATATTCCACCGCTACGCGAAAGACGCGAAGATATTATCGAATTAACATACTCTTTCTTAAACGATTTTTCAATCAACTATAACAGACCAATTCGCGACTTACCTTCCAGTATTATGCATGAACTACTTCATTACAATTGGCCAGGTAATATTCGCGAGCTTCGTAACGTTGTTGAAAGACTTGTCGTATTTGCGACTGACGGTATTATAAAACAAGAATATTTACCATTTCATACAACTGAAACGTTAGACGACCATGCGGCTCATTCCCTATTGCTCAGCAACAATAATACAATTCTCTCTTTGCAAGAAGAGATGGATGAACATGAGAAAAAAGTCATTGAGAGGGCTTTACGCATTTTGAATGGGAATAAATTAGAATGCGCGAAACAGCTTGGTGTTACGAGAGCCACTTTATATAACCGTTTAAAAAAACTTGGGTTACAATAA
- a CDS encoding (2Fe-2S)-binding protein: MTNKDHLIVCRCEEVTYGQLQSTIAEYKCSARELKLRTRAGMGFCGGRTCRMMIDRMIESANPDVTTNEIPLKYQPPVRAVTFGSVGESK; this comes from the coding sequence ATGACGAATAAAGATCACTTAATTGTTTGTCGATGTGAAGAAGTTACATACGGTCAACTTCAATCGACAATCGCTGAATATAAATGCTCGGCAAGAGAATTAAAACTAAGAACACGTGCTGGCATGGGATTTTGCGGTGGCCGCACATGTAGAATGATGATAGATCGAATGATCGAAAGTGCAAATCCCGACGTAACTACTAATGAAATCCCATTAAAATATCAACCACCAGTGCGCGCAGTTACTTTTGGATCGGTAGGTGAAAGTAAATGA
- a CDS encoding (2Fe-2S)-binding protein, producing MSRITNHPILGSLNSNKHITFQFNGQQYEAYEHETIAAALLANGIRTLRVHEDSGTPRGIYCNIGHCSECRVTVNNQANVRACLTVVEKDMIVDSGKQHPNIVREMVKKR from the coding sequence ATGAGTAGAATTACAAATCACCCTATTTTAGGGAGTTTAAATAGTAATAAGCACATTACTTTCCAATTTAATGGTCAACAATACGAAGCATATGAACATGAAACGATTGCGGCCGCTTTACTTGCAAACGGAATAAGAACATTAAGAGTGCATGAAGATAGCGGGACGCCACGAGGTATTTACTGTAATATCGGACATTGTTCTGAATGCCGCGTCACCGTAAACAATCAAGCAAACGTACGAGCATGCTTAACTGTTGTAGAAAAAGATATGATTGTTGATAGTGGTAAACAGCATCCAAATATCGTAAGAGAGATGGTGAAAAAGCGATGA
- a CDS encoding NAD(P)/FAD-dependent oxidoreductase produces the protein MSDVIIIGAGPAGLSASISCARFGLNVLVIDEFMKPGGRLLGQLHQEPSGEWWNGIEESKRLREEAELLSVDIRCGISVYNLDKDENSWFVHTNIGTLEASFVLLATGAAEYSIPLPGWTLPGVMSIGAAQVMTNVHRVQVGKKGVIIGANILSFAILNELQLAGIKVEHIVLPEKSELSRKAGEPEEVLNSLLHAAHLAPSPLLRIGSKLMKYNWAKQAGLTFYPNIGMKINGTPLHLRKAALEIIGTDQVEGVRVANIDTKGNIITGSEQIYEADFVCIAGGLYPLAELAAVAGCPFRYILELGGHVPLHSETMETPLPGLFVAGNITGIESGKIAMAQGTVAGYSIVKQANKISHSVEQQLQQAVQHVHAVRQQAAIQFNPMIDVGRRKMNEIWRDYSLAYAHTKKSC, from the coding sequence ATGAGTGATGTCATAATTATCGGAGCCGGACCAGCGGGTTTATCAGCCTCTATCTCTTGTGCTCGTTTTGGACTAAATGTACTTGTTATTGATGAATTTATGAAACCTGGCGGAAGATTGTTAGGACAATTGCATCAAGAGCCTTCTGGAGAATGGTGGAACGGAATAGAAGAATCGAAGCGACTTCGTGAAGAAGCAGAATTACTTTCAGTTGATATCCGATGCGGTATTTCCGTCTACAATTTAGATAAAGATGAAAATTCTTGGTTCGTACATACGAATATCGGTACGTTAGAAGCATCGTTCGTTTTACTTGCTACTGGCGCTGCTGAGTACTCTATCCCCCTCCCTGGTTGGACACTTCCAGGAGTCATGTCGATTGGGGCAGCCCAAGTAATGACAAATGTTCATCGCGTTCAAGTTGGAAAAAAAGGAGTAATTATTGGTGCTAACATTTTGTCATTCGCTATCTTAAATGAATTACAATTAGCGGGCATTAAAGTTGAGCATATCGTACTTCCTGAAAAAAGTGAATTAAGTCGAAAGGCTGGTGAACCAGAAGAAGTTTTAAATTCTCTATTACATGCTGCACACCTTGCCCCGTCACCTTTATTACGTATAGGTAGTAAATTAATGAAATATAATTGGGCTAAACAAGCTGGATTAACCTTCTATCCAAACATTGGAATGAAAATAAACGGCACACCTCTTCATCTTCGAAAAGCAGCACTTGAAATTATCGGAACAGATCAAGTTGAAGGTGTACGCGTTGCTAATATTGATACGAAAGGGAACATCATCACTGGATCGGAACAAATATATGAGGCAGACTTCGTTTGTATTGCCGGCGGCTTATATCCTCTTGCTGAGCTAGCCGCTGTAGCTGGCTGTCCGTTCCGTTACATTCTGGAATTAGGCGGACACGTTCCTCTCCATTCCGAAACAATGGAAACTCCTCTTCCAGGTTTATTTGTAGCCGGCAATATAACTGGCATTGAAAGCGGGAAAATCGCAATGGCACAAGGAACTGTTGCTGGATATTCAATTGTAAAACAAGCAAATAAAATATCCCATTCGGTTGAACAACAGTTGCAACAGGCGGTCCAACATGTACATGCTGTACGTCAACAAGCTGCCATTCAATTTAACCCGATGATTGATGTCGGTAGACGCAAAATGAATGAAATTTGGCGTGATTATTCCCTTGCATATGCACATACTAAAAAGAGCTGCTGA
- a CDS encoding YxcD family protein: METIKISEQELINALCVYIAEKRQVGPEEVLVELMYDDDYGFSAEVEVNGRQQILIQANLIEALRLLLDREYNVNSFAARLQLELDDEEGIYALAKFNKSDE; this comes from the coding sequence ATGGAAACAATAAAAATTTCTGAACAAGAACTTATCAATGCGCTTTGCGTATATATCGCTGAAAAAAGACAAGTTGGTCCAGAAGAAGTTTTAGTTGAACTCATGTATGACGATGACTACGGATTCTCTGCTGAAGTAGAGGTAAATGGTCGCCAGCAAATTTTAATCCAAGCGAACTTAATCGAAGCACTACGCTTATTGCTTGACAGAGAATATAATGTCAATTCATTTGCGGCAAGATTACAACTTGAATTAGATGATGAAGAAGGTATTTACGCATTAGCGAAATTTAATAAATCAGATGAGTAG
- a CDS encoding DUF1836 domain-containing protein: METFHLTRNEMATLLLSLRGWNTKKPLGILQEAWAKSHKKDIESGQSVTAFITTALSPIFEKLIKIDDTDVGFSLNEIVALGNQIENTSFSVTAMQNWVKRDIKEMIGSPQKGKKYSIEQAALLFIVEDLKTALDFESIRKLLRLIVNDPADRSDDLINPVHLYVAYSSLFEELNQGNCLQLNATDTVHTIENIVKEKADKIASKFDQINNEQREAIRNAIIIATLSVHTAYVQMLAKRYVTATLFLQNLDVKP, translated from the coding sequence ATGGAAACATTTCATCTCACACGAAACGAAATGGCAACCCTCCTTCTATCATTAAGAGGATGGAATACGAAAAAGCCTCTCGGTATTTTACAAGAAGCTTGGGCAAAGTCACATAAAAAAGATATTGAAAGCGGACAAAGCGTAACTGCTTTTATTACTACCGCACTTTCACCTATTTTCGAAAAACTGATTAAAATTGACGATACAGACGTCGGTTTTTCTTTAAATGAAATAGTCGCGCTTGGCAATCAGATCGAAAACACAAGTTTCTCTGTAACTGCTATGCAAAACTGGGTGAAACGAGATATAAAAGAAATGATTGGCTCTCCTCAAAAAGGGAAAAAATATTCAATTGAACAAGCAGCCTTACTATTCATTGTCGAAGATTTAAAAACAGCACTTGATTTTGAATCCATTCGTAAGCTATTACGCCTAATCGTTAATGACCCAGCTGATCGAAGTGATGATTTAATCAATCCTGTTCATTTATATGTAGCATACTCTTCTCTATTTGAAGAACTTAACCAAGGGAACTGCTTACAACTAAATGCAACAGATACAGTTCATACAATTGAAAATATCGTAAAAGAAAAAGCTGATAAAATCGCAAGCAAGTTCGATCAAATTAATAACGAGCAACGCGAAGCAATTCGTAACGCCATTATTATTGCGACATTATCTGTGCATACCGCTTATGTACAAATGCTAGCGAAACGTTACGTAACAGCAACGTTATTTTTACAGAACTTAGATGTGAAGCCATAA
- a CDS encoding DedA family protein, protein MVSSFIHSVLTFFEGLGYWGIMLGLMIEIIPSEIVLAYAGYLVFNGSISFLGAVVFGTIGGVIAQIFIYWIGRYGGRPILERYGKYIFIHKKQIDAAEDWFNRYGTGVIFTARFIPVVRHAISIPAGITKMPLLRFTTLTALAIIPWSIIFIYLGEKLGENWENINDIAGPYVKSFAIGGVVLILLYFVIKKWTKKRKNLA, encoded by the coding sequence ATGGTAAGTAGTTTTATTCATTCAGTATTAACATTTTTTGAAGGATTAGGTTATTGGGGCATTATGCTTGGACTTATGATTGAGATTATTCCAAGTGAAATTGTCCTTGCTTATGCAGGATACTTAGTTTTCAATGGTAGTATCTCATTTTTAGGTGCAGTTGTATTTGGTACAATTGGCGGTGTTATTGCTCAAATCTTTATTTATTGGATTGGACGATACGGTGGACGCCCTATTTTAGAACGTTACGGAAAATATATTTTCATACATAAAAAACAAATAGACGCTGCTGAAGATTGGTTTAATCGTTACGGAACTGGCGTAATTTTCACAGCGCGCTTCATTCCAGTAGTACGCCATGCGATTTCAATTCCTGCTGGTATTACAAAAATGCCCTTACTACGTTTCACTACATTAACAGCACTTGCGATCATTCCCTGGTCTATCATTTTCATTTATTTAGGTGAAAAACTAGGTGAAAACTGGGAGAATATTAATGATATTGCTGGACCGTATGTGAAATCATTCGCAATCGGTGGTGTCGTACTTATCCTTTTATACTTTGTCATTAAAAAATGGACAAAAAAACGTAAAAATCTTGCTTAA
- the dltD gene encoding D-alanyl-lipoteichoic acid biosynthesis protein DltD, with translation MKMKHAFGPIILACVLFFIIVLIPSKSLVSIISDKKVEDAATSLQKEKLQGVFLQRKMLENSQYLPMYGSSEFLRMDAYHPSNYFKVNPAGFTPYLIGIGGTQSLAHILNMTSTVDELEGKKVVFVLSPQWFTKTGVSQGDFTNNFSKQQAYHFIFNDKIKVEMKKQIAKRLLDYKVVQEDDILKNSLEGIVYNDTKHNIKAGLVKPLAYMHRNILDHRDLFNSLFKIEPMKEKTNVGLRSISWVDARKHAEQEGEAESTTNTFGIENPYYYKHNLKKKLKGLKNFRANESYEESPEYDDLQIVLNIFKEKNVKPLFISVPVNGPWYDYAGFPKERREVYYKKVREQVEKAGYPVVDFSGHEYDKYFLKDTIHLGWKGWIYFDEAVQNFYNEK, from the coding sequence ATGAAAATGAAGCATGCTTTTGGTCCCATAATTTTAGCATGTGTGCTTTTTTTCATTATCGTACTAATCCCATCAAAAAGTTTAGTATCAATTATTAGTGATAAGAAAGTAGAAGATGCGGCAACTTCCTTACAAAAAGAAAAGTTACAAGGTGTTTTCTTGCAGCGGAAAATGTTAGAGAATTCGCAGTATTTACCGATGTACGGTTCATCTGAATTTTTACGAATGGATGCATACCATCCGTCTAATTACTTTAAAGTAAATCCCGCGGGTTTTACACCATATTTAATCGGGATTGGCGGTACACAAAGTTTAGCTCACATATTAAATATGACGTCTACAGTGGATGAATTGGAAGGTAAAAAGGTAGTCTTTGTTCTATCACCACAGTGGTTTACAAAGACAGGGGTATCACAAGGGGATTTTACTAACAATTTCTCAAAGCAACAGGCATATCATTTTATTTTTAATGATAAAATAAAGGTAGAAATGAAGAAGCAAATTGCGAAACGACTATTAGATTATAAAGTTGTTCAAGAAGATGATATATTAAAAAATTCATTAGAAGGTATTGTGTATAATGATACAAAACATAACATAAAAGCAGGTTTAGTAAAACCACTTGCTTATATGCATCGAAATATTTTAGATCATAGAGATTTATTTAACTCTTTATTTAAGATTGAGCCGATGAAAGAAAAGACAAATGTGGGACTACGTTCAATTTCTTGGGTAGATGCACGTAAACATGCGGAACAAGAAGGGGAAGCGGAGTCTACTACAAATACATTTGGAATTGAAAATCCATACTACTATAAACATAATTTAAAGAAAAAATTAAAAGGATTAAAAAACTTTAGAGCGAATGAATCATATGAAGAATCACCAGAATATGATGACTTGCAAATTGTTTTAAATATTTTTAAAGAGAAAAATGTTAAGCCGCTCTTTATTTCTGTACCTGTAAATGGACCATGGTATGATTACGCTGGTTTCCCTAAAGAACGCCGAGAAGTGTATTATAAAAAAGTTCGGGAACAAGTTGAGAAAGCAGGATATCCAGTAGTCGATTTCTCTGGCCATGAATATGATAAGTATTTCTTAAAGGATACAATTCATTTAGGTTGGAAAGGCTGGATTTACTTTGATGAAGCAGTGCAAAACTTTTATAATGAGAAATAA
- a CDS encoding helix-turn-helix transcriptional regulator: MNKELTIELISTKIKLIRTEKGYTQDKMAEVLGISKKTLVQIEKGRTNAGWTNTVAICALFRDSEVLQSSLGDDPLVVITTLAHKSMNNAKQKTLGGKVWWKQIQEKGIYRLQQNLISQHYRILDKQDYRWFNSFDLEDAIGHLEKLAADSENQ, translated from the coding sequence TTGAATAAAGAGCTTACAATCGAACTCATATCAACAAAAATAAAGTTAATTCGTACGGAAAAAGGATACACACAGGATAAAATGGCTGAAGTTCTTGGTATTTCAAAAAAAACGCTTGTTCAAATTGAGAAGGGACGAACAAATGCAGGATGGACGAATACCGTAGCAATTTGTGCATTGTTTAGGGATAGCGAGGTTTTACAGTCTAGTCTAGGAGATGATCCATTAGTAGTCATTACAACTTTAGCACATAAAAGCATGAACAACGCCAAACAGAAAACACTGGGAGGAAAAGTCTGGTGGAAACAAATTCAAGAAAAAGGTATCTATCGTTTACAACAAAATCTAATTAGTCAGCATTACCGTATTTTAGATAAACAAGATTATCGTTGGTTTAACTCGTTTGATTTAGAAGACGCAATCGGTCACCTTGAAAAATTAGCAGCAGACTCAGAAAATCAATAG
- a CDS encoding peptide ABC transporter substrate-binding protein, giving the protein MKKVVRYSLVSTLLVSSILVGCAKEKTTTKPKDEKKVLQLLETGEIPSLNSGKVTDAVSFNVLNNVMEGLFRLSKNDEVIEAGAQKYEVSKDGKTYTFHLRDAKWSNGDPVTSQDYVYAWKQLINPDTASQYAYIAYDVKNAEKINKKQLGLEELGVKATDDKTFVVELEHPVPYFTKLLILPSFYPINEKYAKEQGDKYGLEANKAVYNGPFTLSDWKHEASFTMKKNDKYWDKKEVKLDEVNYQIVKEISTAVNLYETDKVDRAVISTEFVDKYKNNKELKQYTDPVMYFFRFNENVPILKNKNARLALSTVFDKKGLADSFLNDGSVAANYYVPKGFLKGPDKKDFRSTAGEFNKTNVKQAKEYWEKAKQETGTNEVTLELLNYDLENFKKVGEYIKEQLEKNLPGLKVNVKLQPHTQKLALEKKKEYEMSLSRWLPDYPDPMTYLEVFLSESSVNNTEYANPEYDALIKKIKTELGNDEKARWKALQDAEKMLLDDAVIAPVFQRGLSYLQKPYVKDLYVHQFGPATSLKWADVQK; this is encoded by the coding sequence ATGAAAAAAGTTGTTCGTTACTCATTAGTTAGTACTCTATTAGTTTCTTCAATTTTAGTTGGCTGTGCAAAAGAAAAAACAACGACAAAGCCGAAAGATGAGAAGAAAGTATTACAGTTACTAGAAACGGGTGAAATTCCGTCGTTAAATTCAGGGAAAGTAACAGATGCAGTATCATTTAACGTTTTAAATAACGTAATGGAAGGATTATTCCGCTTATCGAAGAATGATGAAGTGATTGAGGCTGGAGCACAAAAATATGAAGTTAGTAAAGATGGAAAAACATATACATTCCACTTACGTGATGCGAAATGGTCTAACGGAGATCCAGTAACATCGCAAGATTACGTATATGCTTGGAAACAACTTATTAATCCAGATACGGCTTCTCAATATGCATACATTGCATACGATGTGAAAAATGCGGAGAAAATAAATAAGAAACAACTAGGGTTAGAGGAATTAGGAGTGAAAGCGACGGATGATAAAACGTTCGTTGTAGAGTTAGAACATCCTGTACCGTATTTTACGAAACTACTTATTTTACCGTCCTTCTATCCAATTAACGAAAAATATGCGAAAGAGCAAGGCGATAAATACGGTTTAGAAGCAAATAAAGCAGTATACAATGGACCATTTACATTATCTGATTGGAAGCATGAAGCTAGCTTTACAATGAAGAAAAACGATAAGTATTGGGATAAAAAAGAAGTAAAGTTAGATGAAGTAAACTATCAAATTGTAAAAGAAATTTCAACGGCGGTAAATTTATATGAAACAGATAAAGTTGATAGAGCTGTTATTTCTACAGAATTTGTAGATAAATATAAAAATAATAAAGAGTTAAAACAATATACAGATCCAGTTATGTACTTCTTCCGATTTAATGAAAATGTACCGATTCTTAAAAATAAAAATGCACGTCTTGCGCTAAGTACAGTTTTTGATAAGAAGGGACTCGCAGATTCATTTTTAAATGATGGATCGGTTGCAGCGAACTATTACGTACCAAAAGGATTTTTAAAAGGCCCAGATAAGAAAGATTTTAGAAGTACGGCTGGTGAGTTTAATAAGACAAATGTAAAACAGGCGAAGGAATATTGGGAGAAAGCAAAACAAGAGACAGGTACAAATGAAGTGACGTTAGAACTATTAAATTATGACTTAGAAAACTTTAAAAAAGTTGGAGAGTACATTAAAGAGCAGCTTGAGAAAAACTTACCAGGATTAAAAGTGAATGTGAAATTACAACCACATACGCAAAAATTAGCACTTGAGAAGAAGAAAGAATATGAAATGTCGTTATCACGCTGGTTACCGGATTATCCAGATCCAATGACTTACTTAGAAGTATTCCTTTCTGAAAGCAGTGTTAATAATACAGAATATGCAAACCCAGAATATGATGCGTTAATTAAGAAGATTAAAACAGAATTAGGTAATGATGAAAAAGCTCGTTGGAAAGCACTGCAAGATGCTGAAAAAATGCTACTGGATGATGCAGTAATTGCACCTGTATTCCAGCGTGGATTATCATACTTACAAAAGCCGTATGTGAAAGATTTATATGTACATCAATTCGGTCCAGCAACAAGTTTAAAGTGGGCAGATGTACAAAAATAA
- a CDS encoding C40 family peptidase encodes MKKVGTAFLTTLFIFSSFTSANAEEKKDSKAFIDVSAATLWTAPDSLRPIDVPSATNPVDLWKWTKSMTLDEKLWLTNANKLETQALLGQEVTVVDKKGDWVKVLVHGQPTPRNEEGYPGWMPEKQLTYNQEFADKTNEPFVLVTKPTAILYINPSEKHKSLEVSYNTRLLLLSEDSISYRVLLPNGQKAWLRKNDGAVYRSQNDIPTPAADDLINTGKMFLGLPYIWAGTSGFGFDCSGFTHTIYKSHGITIPRDSGPQSRNGVAVDKEHLQKGDLIFFAHDQGKGSVHHVGMYIGDGNMIHSPRAERSVEIIPLNTPGYIEEYAGARRYLP; translated from the coding sequence ATGAAAAAAGTAGGAACTGCATTTTTAACAACTTTATTTATATTTTCATCGTTTACATCAGCAAATGCTGAAGAGAAGAAAGATAGTAAAGCGTTTATCGATGTATCTGCCGCAACACTTTGGACTGCACCTGATTCATTACGACCAATTGATGTGCCGAGTGCTACAAATCCAGTTGATTTGTGGAAGTGGACGAAATCGATGACACTTGACGAGAAACTTTGGTTAACAAATGCAAATAAATTAGAAACGCAAGCGCTACTCGGTCAAGAAGTAACGGTTGTTGATAAAAAAGGTGATTGGGTGAAAGTGTTAGTCCATGGTCAACCAACACCGCGAAATGAAGAAGGTTATCCAGGGTGGATGCCTGAAAAACAATTAACATACAATCAAGAATTTGCAGATAAAACAAATGAACCTTTCGTATTAGTAACGAAACCGACAGCGATTTTATACATTAATCCTTCTGAAAAACATAAATCGCTTGAAGTCAGCTACAATACGCGTTTACTACTATTAAGTGAAGATTCAATTTCATACCGCGTGTTGTTGCCAAATGGTCAAAAGGCATGGTTACGAAAAAATGACGGAGCGGTTTACCGTTCTCAAAATGATATTCCAACTCCGGCGGCTGATGATTTAATAAACACAGGAAAAATGTTTTTAGGATTACCGTATATATGGGCTGGTACAAGTGGTTTTGGGTTTGATTGCTCTGGATTTACACATACAATTTATAAATCGCATGGTATTACAATTCCACGAGATTCTGGTCCGCAATCGAGAAATGGAGTTGCAGTTGATAAAGAACATTTACAAAAAGGAGATTTAATCTTCTTTGCACATGATCAAGGAAAAGGAAGTGTTCATCATGTGGGGATGTATATTGGTGATGGAAATATGATTCACTCACCAAGAGCTGAAAGATCAGTAGAGATTATACCGCTAAATACACCTGGATATATAGAAGAATACGCTGGTGCTCGTCGTTACTTACCTTAA
- a CDS encoding dipeptide epimerase: MNKMKITDVKVNRRRVNLHTPFKTALRTVTEIESIDVYIHTDEGIVGKGAAAATPVITGDFANGIEEAILGPMRSSLVGQDIIQFQQLLQHIQMSCIGNPSAKAAVDIALYDVYCQFQNVPLYALLGGKKEIHTDITVSVDEPFVMAKEAKQHVEKGFQTLKIKVGKSVHLDLERIEAIRNSVPKNTTLRLDANQGWNPKEAVSIIKEMENRNLNIEFIEQPVHAKDWDGLKYVKDNVQTPIMADESIFSASDALKIVQGRYADLINIKLMKCGGIREAWRIADIAEAAGVKCMVGSMMESSLSVSAVAHLAVAHPNIHYFDLDAPLWLMEEPEGMTYSGSKVNLQSTVNSKS; the protein is encoded by the coding sequence ATGAACAAAATGAAAATTACCGATGTAAAAGTAAATCGTAGACGTGTAAATCTCCATACACCGTTTAAAACGGCGCTTCGTACTGTAACCGAAATAGAAAGTATAGATGTATATATTCATACAGATGAAGGAATTGTTGGCAAGGGTGCTGCAGCCGCAACACCAGTTATTACGGGGGATTTCGCTAACGGGATTGAAGAAGCAATTTTAGGGCCGATGCGTTCAAGTTTAGTTGGTCAAGATATCATTCAGTTTCAGCAGTTACTACAGCACATACAAATGAGTTGTATTGGAAATCCAAGTGCGAAAGCGGCGGTAGATATCGCTTTATATGATGTGTATTGTCAATTTCAAAACGTTCCACTTTACGCACTATTAGGCGGGAAGAAAGAAATTCATACAGATATTACGGTGAGTGTAGATGAGCCTTTCGTTATGGCAAAAGAAGCAAAGCAACATGTAGAAAAAGGGTTTCAAACTTTGAAAATTAAAGTGGGGAAATCTGTTCATTTAGATTTAGAACGTATTGAAGCGATTCGAAATAGTGTACCAAAAAATACGACGTTACGATTAGATGCAAATCAAGGATGGAATCCAAAAGAAGCGGTTTCTATCATTAAAGAAATGGAGAATCGTAATTTAAATATCGAATTTATTGAACAACCTGTTCATGCGAAAGATTGGGATGGGTTAAAGTACGTCAAAGACAATGTGCAAACGCCTATTATGGCAGATGAAAGCATATTTTCAGCCAGTGATGCATTGAAAATCGTGCAAGGAAGATATGCAGACTTAATCAATATTAAATTAATGAAATGTGGTGGCATTCGGGAAGCGTGGCGTATTGCAGATATAGCAGAAGCAGCTGGTGTGAAATGTATGGTGGGGAGCATGATGGAATCTTCTCTTTCTGTTAGCGCTGTTGCACATTTGGCGGTAGCTCATCCTAATATTCATTATTTCGATCTTGATGCGCCGCTTTGGTTAATGGAAGAGCCGGAAGGAATGACTTATTCGGGCTCAAAGGTAAACCTTCAATCGACAGTGAATAGTAAATCTTAG